A window of the Gossypium hirsutum isolate 1008001.06 chromosome A03, Gossypium_hirsutum_v2.1, whole genome shotgun sequence genome harbors these coding sequences:
- the LOC107927085 gene encoding sorting nexin 2A: MMGSENPGFEESHLSASREEMENLVLNDPLTTTTATTNNNSYSSFRSANSSISDAATRHPLSPPVLSTPAESDPLLSPPVFRNPNASDNNSYIEPPSYADVIFSPFDDNSANEINRVDSTSHDLDSSLTLSRSSSSTSDYIKITVSNPKKEQETTNSLVPGGNTYYTYLITTRTNIVDFGSSEFSVRRRFRDVVTLSDRLAESYRGYFIPPRPDKNVVESQVMQKQEFVEQRRVALEKYLRRLVEHPVIRQSDELKVFLQVEGRLTLSMSTDVASRMLDGAVKLPKQLFGESTAVMAPHEVVQPAKGGRDLLRLFKELRQSVANDWGGSKPPVVEEDKVFLEKKEWIHDLEQQISNASQQAESLVKAQQDMGETMGELGLAFIKLTKFENEEAMYNSQRVRAADMKCLATAAVKASRFYRELNAQTVKHLDTLHEYLGLMLAVHGAFSDRSSALLTVQTLLSELSTLHARAEKLEAASSKIFGGDKSRIHKIEELKETIRVTEDAKNVAIREYERIKENNKCELERLDKERRVDFLNMLKGFVVNQVGYAEKISDVWAKVAEETSGYAKDSC; encoded by the exons ATGATGGGCTCTGAGAACCCTGGCTTCGAAGAATCTCACCTTTCCGCTTCCCGCGAAGAAATGGAAAACCTCGTTCTCAACGACCCGCTCACCACCACCACCGCCACCACCAACAACAACTCCTACTCTAGTTTCCGGAGCGCCAACTCATCGATCTCCGACGCCGCCACGCGCCACCCGCTTTCCCCGCCGGTACTCTCCACTCCGGCCGAATCCGATCCATTGCTCTCCCCTCCCGTATTTCGAAACCCTAATGCATCTGATAACAACTCCTACATCGAGCCCCCTTCTTACGCTGACGTTATCTTCAGCCCTTTCGATGACAACTCCGCCAACGAGATCAACCGCGTCGATTCCACTTCTCACGATCTGGATTCGTCTTTGACGCTCTCCAGATCCTCGTCGTCCACCTCTGATTACATCAAGATCACGGTTTCCAACCCTAAGAAGGAGCAAGAGACCACCAATTCACTTGTGCCCGGAGGTAATACTTACTACACTTACCTAATTACCACGAGAACCAATATTGTGGATTTTGGGTCATCCGAATTTAGTGTCAGGAGAAGGTTTAGGGATGTAGTCACCTTGTCGGATCGGTTAGCGGAATCTTACCGTGGATATTTTATTCCGCCAAGGCCGGACAAAAATGTGGTTGAATCTCAGGTGATGCAGAAGCAAGAATTTGTGGAGCAAAGAAGGGTTGCATTGGAGAAATATTTGAGGAGGCTGGTGGAGCATCCTGTCATTAGACAAAGTGACGAATTGAAGGTGTTTTTGCAGGTGGAAGGGAGACTTACTTTGTCGATGAGCACTGATGTGGCTTCTCGGATGCTCGATGGAGCCGTGAAATTGCCCAAGCAGTTATTTGGGGAAAGTACTGCAGTGATGGCGCCACACGAGGTGGTGCAGCCCGCGAAAGGTGGGAGGGATTTGTTGCGTTTGTTTAAGGAATTGAGACAGTCTGTTGCAAACGATTGGGGTGGTTCTAAACCACCTGTAGTGGAGGAGGATAAGGTATTTTTGGAGAAGAAAGAGTGGATTCATGATCTTGAGCAGCAAATAAGCAATGCTTCTCAGCAG gctGAGTCTCTTGTTAAAGCACAGCAAGATATGGGAGAGACAATGGGAGAACTAGGATTGGCGTTTATTAAGCTGACTAAGTTTGAGAATGAGGAGGCTATGTACAATTCTCAGAGAGTGCGGGCTGCTGACATGAAATGTTTGGCAACTGCAGCAGTTAAAGCTAGCAGATTTTATCGAGAATTGAATGCGCAGACTGTCAAGCATTTG GATACACTTCACGAATATCTTGGGCTTATGTTAGCTGTGCATGGTGCATTTTCGGATCGATCAAGTGCTTTATTGACAGTTCAAACTCTCCTATCAGAACTATCTACACTTCATGCAAGAGCTGAAAAACTTGAAGCTGCATCATCGAAAATATTTGGCGGCGACAAATCTAGGATTCACAAGATAGAGGAACTGAAAGAAACTATAAGGGTTACTGAAGACGCAAAAAATGTTGCCATAAGAGAATATGAGAGGATcaag